The Deltaproteobacteria bacterium genome window below encodes:
- the cofG gene encoding 7,8-didemethyl-8-hydroxy-5-deazariboflavin synthase CofG translates to MPLPADDSSLPLREAERLVRDAVEAGRLERGPAERIGRRLLADAVLRDAVAEAALEAKRRWLGDAVTVSPNVFLPLTNLCRDRCTYCTFAKRPSDPGAKTYTLAEVAAACDGARAAGCVEALFCLGDKPERAFASHAAWLAARGYGATADYLVDACREAVAHGLLPHTNAGLLTREQMAALRPWNASLGLMLETTSERLMGRGGAHHAAPDKHPALRLRMHREAGELRIPFTSGILLGIGETTDERVDALLAIRALADEYGHVQEAILQPFHAKDDTKMRGRPSPADDDVVGWVALARLILGPRVHVQAPPNLASDALLERLLRAGVDDWGGVSPVTIDFINPEAPWPKLAALRARTTAAGFRLRERLPVYPEHLLGGPGWLDPALRARCLALADAEGYALPRRNLAEEAA, encoded by the coding sequence GCTCGCCGACGCGGTCCTGCGCGACGCCGTCGCCGAGGCCGCCCTCGAGGCGAAGCGGCGCTGGCTCGGCGACGCCGTCACGGTCTCGCCGAACGTCTTCCTGCCGCTCACGAACCTGTGCCGCGACCGCTGCACCTACTGCACCTTCGCCAAGCGGCCCTCCGACCCCGGCGCGAAGACCTACACGCTCGCCGAGGTGGCGGCGGCCTGCGACGGCGCCCGCGCCGCGGGCTGCGTCGAGGCGCTCTTCTGCCTCGGCGACAAGCCGGAGCGGGCGTTCGCGTCGCACGCGGCGTGGCTCGCCGCGCGCGGCTACGGCGCGACGGCGGACTACCTCGTCGATGCCTGCCGCGAGGCGGTGGCGCACGGGCTCCTGCCCCACACGAACGCGGGCCTGCTCACCCGCGAGCAGATGGCGGCGCTGCGGCCGTGGAACGCGTCGCTGGGCCTCATGCTCGAGACCACGAGCGAGCGGCTCATGGGGCGCGGCGGCGCGCACCACGCGGCACCCGACAAGCACCCGGCCCTGCGCCTGCGCATGCACCGCGAGGCCGGCGAGCTGCGGATCCCGTTCACGAGCGGGATCCTGCTCGGGATCGGCGAGACGACCGACGAGCGGGTGGACGCGCTCCTCGCGATCCGCGCGCTCGCCGACGAGTACGGGCACGTGCAGGAGGCGATCCTCCAGCCCTTCCACGCGAAGGACGACACCAAGATGCGGGGGCGGCCGTCGCCCGCCGACGACGACGTGGTCGGCTGGGTGGCGCTCGCGCGCCTGATCCTGGGCCCGCGGGTGCACGTGCAGGCGCCCCCCAACCTGGCGAGCGACGCGCTGCTCGAGCGGCTCCTGCGCGCCGGGGTCGACGACTGGGGCGGAGTCTCACCCGTCACGATCGACTTCATCAACCCCGAGGCGCCCTGGCCGAAGCTCGCGGCCCTGCGCGCGCGCACCACGGCGGCGGGCTTCCGGCTGCGCGAGCGGCTGCCGGTGTACCCGGAGCACCTGCTCGGCGGACCCGGTTGGCTCGACCCCGCGCTGCGCGCCCGGTGCCTCGCCCTGGCCGACGCGGAGGGCTACGCACTTCCACGTCGAAACCTCGCGGAGGAGGCGGCATGA
- the nhaC gene encoding Na+/H+ antiporter NhaC produces the protein MSDTPEHTRPIRPPSYVDAIAPLALLVALIAGGLSLYGLDALGGPIPAALVVCAMATGVIVLRNGHTWGEVEDAIKRAVGSVTSAIFILLAVGALIGTWNLSGTIPTLVSYGIRWIDPDFYYVSTAVICALTSLSIGSSWTTAGTVGVGLVGIASLLGVSPAITAGAVISGSYLGDKVSPLSETTVLASQLAGADLYTHIRAQVWTSVPAFLIGALVLAILGLSGEGVLPDEAAASADLTKLDQLYWISLWNLLPLLALLGMSLKKSPSALAILAASLFAGVQGILTQPEVFQRFVADPELATPLVYLKGIWSAMATGFEANSGLADVDRLLSRGGMDSMLGTIWLILGAVTFGTLLQEFGLIGKLVDPLIARAKSDGRLFATTAGMALGLNVVAADQYIALVLPVKTFKKVFAERGFAPQVLSRAAADAGTVTSPLVPWNSCGAFMAAVLGVPTLLYLPFCFFNILSPILTVLYGATGFQVARARPPGGTDR, from the coding sequence GTGAGCGACACCCCTGAGCACACGCGGCCGATCCGCCCGCCCTCCTACGTAGACGCGATCGCCCCGCTGGCGCTGCTGGTGGCGCTGATCGCCGGCGGCCTGTCGCTCTACGGGCTCGACGCGCTCGGCGGGCCGATCCCGGCTGCGCTCGTCGTGTGCGCGATGGCGACCGGCGTCATCGTCCTGCGCAACGGCCACACCTGGGGCGAGGTCGAGGACGCGATCAAGCGGGCGGTCGGCTCGGTGACGAGCGCGATCTTCATCCTGCTCGCGGTCGGCGCCCTGATCGGCACCTGGAACCTCTCCGGCACGATCCCGACGCTCGTCTCCTACGGGATCCGCTGGATCGACCCGGACTTCTACTACGTCTCGACGGCGGTGATCTGCGCGCTCACCTCGCTGAGCATCGGGAGCTCGTGGACGACGGCGGGCACGGTCGGGGTGGGCCTGGTCGGGATCGCGTCGCTGCTCGGCGTCTCCCCGGCGATCACCGCGGGCGCCGTGATCTCGGGCTCGTACCTCGGCGACAAGGTCTCTCCCCTCTCGGAGACCACCGTCCTGGCCTCCCAGCTCGCGGGCGCCGACCTCTACACCCACATCCGGGCCCAGGTCTGGACGTCGGTGCCGGCGTTCCTGATCGGCGCGCTCGTGTTGGCGATCCTCGGGCTGAGCGGCGAGGGCGTGCTGCCCGACGAAGCGGCGGCCTCGGCGGACCTCACCAAGCTCGACCAGCTCTACTGGATCTCGCTCTGGAACCTGCTGCCGCTCCTGGCGCTGCTCGGGATGTCGCTCAAGAAGTCGCCCTCGGCGCTCGCCATCCTGGCCGCATCGCTCTTCGCGGGCGTGCAGGGGATCCTGACCCAGCCCGAGGTCTTCCAGCGCTTCGTCGCCGACCCGGAGCTCGCGACGCCGCTCGTCTACCTGAAGGGCATCTGGTCGGCGATGGCGACCGGCTTCGAGGCCAACTCGGGGCTCGCGGACGTCGACCGGCTGCTCTCGCGCGGCGGGATGGACAGCATGCTCGGGACGATCTGGCTGATCCTCGGCGCCGTCACCTTCGGCACCCTGCTCCAGGAGTTCGGCCTGATCGGGAAGCTCGTGGACCCCCTGATCGCGCGCGCGAAGAGCGACGGGCGGCTGTTCGCGACGACCGCCGGCATGGCGCTCGGCTTGAACGTCGTGGCGGCCGACCAGTACATCGCGCTGGTGCTGCCGGTGAAGACCTTCAAGAAGGTGTTCGCCGAGCGCGGCTTCGCGCCCCAGGTGCTGTCGCGGGCGGCGGCCGACGCCGGCACGGTCACCTCCCCGCTGGTGCCCTGGAACTCGTGCGGCGCCTTCATGGCGGCGGTGCTGGGCGTGCCGACCCTGCTCTACCTGCCCTTCTGCTTCTTCAACATCCTGAGCCCGATCCTGACCGTGCTCTACGGAGCGACCGGCTTCCAGGTCGCACGGGCTCGTCCACCGGGGGGAACCGACCGATGA
- the cofH gene encoding 5-amino-6-(D-ribitylamino)uracil--L-tyrosine 4-hydroxyphenyl transferase CofH, whose translation MSLDRLLGAISKPVAAVLDRALGERELTVADAELLLGAQGADLVATMMAADVARRADKGDLVTYVVCRNMNFTNVCYVGCSYCGFSRHLDDADAYDHPMEKLVEKGRDAVARGATEFCIQGGIHPHKDHRHYHEILTTLKAAFPDVHIHAFSPEEIDHGHRKSGMALEDYLRWLRDAGLGTIPGTAAEILDDGVRAVIEPKKLGTARWVEIVEAAHRVGLRSTATVMYGHVEELRHVAAHLGLVRELQKRTGGFTEFVPLGFIHQRNRLYNHLGARPGSSAPEDVRLVAVSRLFLRPWIPNVQMSWVKMGTKLAQLALVSGANDFGGTLMEESISRESGADHGENLPAEEMRRLIREMGRTPAERSTTYGILRVFEDPALDPPSLEPKRVTPLAGPARWAKQRPKPAARLGAGGAG comes from the coding sequence ATGAGCCTCGATCGTCTGCTCGGCGCCATTAGCAAGCCGGTAGCCGCCGTGCTCGACCGCGCGCTCGGCGAGCGCGAGCTCACGGTCGCCGACGCCGAGCTGCTGCTCGGCGCGCAGGGCGCCGACCTAGTCGCGACGATGATGGCCGCCGACGTCGCGCGCCGCGCCGACAAGGGCGACCTCGTCACCTACGTCGTGTGCCGGAACATGAACTTCACGAACGTCTGCTACGTGGGCTGCAGCTACTGCGGCTTCTCGCGGCACCTGGACGACGCCGACGCCTACGACCACCCGATGGAGAAGCTCGTCGAGAAGGGCCGCGACGCCGTGGCGCGCGGCGCGACCGAGTTCTGCATCCAGGGCGGCATCCATCCCCACAAGGACCACCGCCACTACCACGAGATCCTGACCACGCTGAAGGCCGCCTTCCCGGACGTGCACATCCACGCCTTCTCGCCCGAGGAGATCGACCACGGGCACCGCAAGAGCGGGATGGCGCTCGAGGACTACCTGCGCTGGCTGCGGGACGCCGGCCTCGGCACGATCCCCGGCACCGCCGCCGAGATCCTCGACGACGGCGTGCGCGCGGTGATCGAGCCGAAGAAGCTCGGGACCGCGCGCTGGGTCGAGATCGTGGAGGCGGCCCACCGGGTGGGGCTGCGCTCGACGGCGACCGTGATGTACGGCCACGTCGAGGAGCTCCGCCACGTGGCGGCGCACCTGGGCCTGGTCCGCGAGCTCCAGAAGCGCACGGGCGGCTTCACCGAGTTCGTGCCGCTCGGCTTCATCCACCAGCGCAACCGGCTCTACAACCACCTCGGCGCGCGCCCGGGCTCCTCGGCACCCGAGGACGTGCGCCTCGTCGCGGTGTCGCGCCTGTTCCTGCGGCCCTGGATCCCGAACGTGCAGATGTCGTGGGTCAAGATGGGGACCAAGCTCGCGCAGCTCGCGCTCGTCTCGGGCGCCAACGACTTCGGCGGCACGCTCATGGAGGAGTCGATCAGCCGGGAGTCGGGCGCCGACCACGGCGAGAACCTGCCCGCCGAGGAGATGCGCCGCCTGATCCGCGAGATGGGCCGCACGCCGGCCGAGCGCAGCACCACCTACGGGATCCTGCGCGTCTTCGAGGACCCGGCGCTGGACCCGCCGAGCCTCGAGCCGAAGCGGGTGACGCCGCTCGCGGGGCCCGCGCGCTGGGCGAAGCAGCGCCCGAAGCCGGCGGCACGGCTCGGCGCGGGTGGCGCGGGCTGA
- a CDS encoding sodium:proton antiporter gives MSAGLAVDLGLALLALAMAGWVIAARTARAAAIGFVAYGFLLGLGSVRLGTLDVALTEASMGGLTGLLLLAAVGRLGAGGAGERERPGAGLRAAVAGACALVSAGIAWVVLALPEPGPSLAPQAAAELPGLGLGNPVTAALLAYRSLDTMLEKVVVLASLIGVWSLAADRGWGGRPGGVPPARPDDALVFLARELPPIGVVVAVYLLWNGSDEPGGAFAAAVVLAAMWLLARMAGLVDAPLVSARRLRAVLVAGPLAFFAVGLAGPLWAGGFLAYPDGLAKPIIVAVEVAMTLSVAAALALLVEGPPARDGAP, from the coding sequence GTGAGCGCCGGGCTCGCCGTCGACCTCGGGCTCGCGCTCCTCGCCCTCGCGATGGCGGGCTGGGTGATCGCGGCGCGCACGGCGCGGGCCGCCGCGATCGGCTTCGTCGCCTACGGCTTCCTGCTGGGTCTCGGGTCGGTCCGCCTCGGGACGCTCGACGTGGCGCTCACCGAGGCGTCGATGGGGGGGCTCACGGGCCTCCTCCTGCTGGCGGCCGTCGGCCGGCTCGGAGCCGGCGGCGCCGGCGAGCGCGAGCGGCCCGGCGCCGGCCTGCGCGCCGCCGTCGCTGGCGCCTGCGCCCTCGTGTCGGCCGGGATCGCCTGGGTGGTACTGGCGCTCCCCGAGCCCGGCCCGTCGCTCGCGCCGCAGGCGGCGGCGGAGCTCCCGGGCCTCGGCCTCGGCAACCCTGTCACCGCGGCGCTGCTCGCCTACCGATCGCTCGACACCATGCTCGAGAAGGTGGTGGTGCTGGCGTCGCTGATCGGCGTCTGGTCGCTCGCGGCCGACCGCGGCTGGGGCGGCCGGCCCGGCGGCGTCCCGCCCGCGCGCCCCGATGACGCTCTCGTGTTCCTCGCCCGCGAGCTGCCCCCGATCGGCGTCGTGGTCGCCGTGTACCTGCTCTGGAACGGCTCGGACGAGCCGGGCGGGGCCTTCGCGGCGGCCGTCGTGCTCGCCGCGATGTGGCTGCTCGCGCGCATGGCGGGTCTCGTCGACGCTCCGCTGGTGTCGGCCCGCCGGCTGCGCGCCGTGCTCGTGGCGGGCCCGCTCGCCTTCTTCGCCGTGGGCCTCGCCGGCCCGCTCTGGGCCGGCGGCTTCCTCGCCTACCCCGACGGCCTCGCCAAGCCGATCATCGTCGCGGTCGAGGTCGCGATGACGCTCTCGGTGGCGGCGGCGCTCGCGCTGCTGGTCGAAGGGCCGCCGGCACGGGACGGCGCCCCGTGA
- a CDS encoding porin, with the protein MTTIPLRLVPALLPALLAALAFAAPAAAEDPRVDALIERLEKQDAEIRSLRQEVQELRESAAPVHHAEHPEYRREDGQYPVTDYDAPRIRIDIAGQVNQAFSFAADGKDAKGYFVDNDASNSRLRFAGVSTFAEGPQVGSTLEVAFSPNNSFDVSQENERAGNFISMRRAELWARDDRFGRVMFGHGSAATDNVAEFDLSLVSGPIMTSGVEFIAGGLLFSDGHDFTGTRIEDAFFNFDGERMGRVRYDSPMFGPAQLSISAGSDQRYDAALTFGGDYDHWSGVDLPGFTALGGVGISRPNSGSEDYRIAGSGSLLHDASGVSLTVSSGYDGGADGDTPYSVYGKLGWDTRLFPFGPIGFGVDYDWNENLAAEGDQSQSVGIAAVQVLENWGIELYSQLRWYTVDTDQDPSLDDIWLGTLGTRVRF; encoded by the coding sequence ATGACGACGATCCCGCTTCGACTCGTGCCGGCCCTGCTGCCTGCGCTGCTCGCCGCACTCGCCTTCGCGGCGCCCGCCGCGGCCGAGGACCCGCGCGTGGACGCGCTGATCGAGCGCCTGGAGAAGCAGGACGCCGAGATCCGGTCCCTCCGCCAGGAGGTGCAGGAGCTGCGCGAGAGCGCCGCCCCCGTGCACCACGCGGAGCACCCGGAGTACCGCCGCGAGGACGGCCAGTACCCGGTCACCGACTACGACGCGCCGCGCATCCGGATCGACATCGCCGGGCAGGTCAACCAGGCCTTCAGCTTCGCCGCCGACGGCAAGGACGCGAAGGGCTACTTCGTCGACAACGACGCCTCGAACAGCCGGCTGCGCTTCGCGGGTGTCAGCACCTTCGCGGAGGGCCCGCAGGTGGGCTCGACGCTCGAGGTGGCCTTCAGCCCGAACAACTCCTTCGACGTGAGCCAGGAGAACGAGCGCGCCGGCAACTTCATCTCGATGCGGCGCGCCGAGCTGTGGGCGCGCGACGACCGCTTCGGCCGCGTGATGTTCGGGCACGGCTCGGCGGCGACCGACAACGTCGCGGAGTTCGACCTCTCGCTGGTGAGCGGCCCGATCATGACCTCGGGCGTCGAGTTCATCGCCGGCGGCCTCCTGTTCTCGGACGGCCACGACTTCACCGGGACCCGGATCGAGGACGCCTTCTTCAACTTCGACGGCGAGCGGATGGGCCGCGTCCGCTACGACTCGCCGATGTTCGGCCCGGCGCAGCTCTCGATCTCGGCCGGCTCCGACCAGCGCTACGACGCCGCCCTCACCTTCGGCGGCGACTACGACCACTGGAGCGGTGTCGACCTGCCGGGCTTCACGGCGCTCGGCGGGGTCGGCATCTCGCGCCCGAACAGCGGCAGCGAGGACTACCGCATCGCCGGCTCGGGCTCGCTGCTCCACGACGCGAGCGGCGTGAGCCTCACCGTCTCGAGCGGCTACGACGGCGGCGCCGACGGCGACACGCCCTACAGCGTGTACGGCAAGCTCGGCTGGGACACGCGCCTCTTCCCGTTCGGCCCGATCGGCTTCGGCGTCGACTACGACTGGAACGAGAACCTCGCCGCCGAGGGGGACCAGAGCCAGTCGGTCGGCATCGCCGCGGTGCAGGTGCTCGAGAACTGGGGCATCGAGCTCTACTCGCAGCTCCGCTGGTACACCGTCGACACCGACCAGGACCCGAGCCTCGACGACATCTGGCTGGGCACGCTCGGCACGAGGGTGCGCTTCTGA
- a CDS encoding Na+/H+ antiporter subunit E: MNAPSWRIRIGRTAALFAAWVVLIGTDPVGLVIGAGAALAATAASLRLLPPGALHLEPAALAALLLRLPGQGIAAGADVARRALDPRLPLRPGIVSLPLRIAPGPARGAFRALASLLPGTVAASPAVGDDDRLDVHCLDLGQPVAALLAADEERLARALGVPLDG; encoded by the coding sequence ATGAACGCGCCGTCGTGGCGGATCCGGATCGGGAGGACGGCCGCGCTGTTCGCCGCCTGGGTCGTGCTGATCGGGACCGATCCGGTCGGGCTCGTGATCGGCGCCGGCGCGGCCCTCGCGGCGACGGCCGCGAGCCTGCGCCTGCTCCCGCCCGGCGCGCTGCACCTGGAGCCCGCGGCCCTGGCCGCGCTGCTCCTGCGCCTGCCCGGCCAGGGGATCGCGGCCGGCGCCGACGTCGCGCGGCGCGCGCTCGACCCGCGCCTGCCGCTGCGCCCGGGGATCGTGTCGCTGCCGCTGCGCATCGCACCCGGCCCCGCGCGCGGCGCCTTCCGCGCGCTCGCGAGCCTCTTGCCGGGAACCGTGGCGGCCTCGCCCGCCGTCGGCGACGACGACCGGCTCGACGTCCATTGCCTCGACCTGGGCCAGCCCGTGGCGGCGCTGCTCGCAGCGGACGAGGAGCGGCTCGCGCGCGCGCTCGGGGTGCCCCTCGATGGCTGA
- a CDS encoding monovalent cation/H(+) antiporter subunit G: MSTLAAAFTVVAVSAGAFFFLAGSIGLVRFPDAASRVHALTKADNLGLGLIVLGLLPHAGGVLAGAKLIAAWLLAQLTATAVAQLLAATATRSRPR; this comes from the coding sequence GTGAGCACGCTCGCCGCTGCCTTCACGGTCGTCGCGGTCTCGGCGGGAGCGTTCTTCTTCCTGGCCGGCAGCATCGGCCTCGTGCGCTTCCCCGACGCCGCGAGCCGCGTGCACGCGCTCACCAAGGCCGACAACCTCGGGCTCGGCCTGATCGTGCTCGGCCTCCTGCCCCACGCGGGCGGCGTGCTCGCGGGGGCGAAGCTGATCGCCGCCTGGCTGCTCGCCCAGCTCACCGCCACCGCCGTGGCCCAGCTCCTCGCCGCGACGGCGACCCGCAGCAGGCCGCGGTGA
- a CDS encoding cation:proton antiporter subunit C yields the protein MSGATVFGLCGAALVGLGLYGVATGHGPLRKLLAFNVLGGGVFLVLAVIARRGAGAGLAADPVPQALIITGIVVAFASTALAVALVRRLAEVDAAAAPGSGDGTGTVEPPGPHRP from the coding sequence GTGAGCGGCGCCACGGTCTTCGGGCTGTGCGGGGCCGCGCTGGTGGGCCTCGGGCTCTACGGCGTCGCCACCGGGCACGGGCCGCTGCGCAAGCTCCTCGCCTTCAACGTGCTGGGCGGCGGCGTGTTCCTGGTGCTCGCCGTGATCGCGCGGCGGGGCGCGGGCGCGGGCCTCGCCGCCGACCCGGTGCCGCAGGCGCTGATCATCACCGGCATCGTGGTCGCCTTCGCCTCGACCGCGCTCGCGGTGGCGCTGGTGCGGCGGCTCGCCGAGGTCGACGCGGCCGCCGCTCCCGGCTCCGGGGACGGGACCGGGACGGTGGAGCCGCCGGGCCCGCACCGGCCATGA
- a CDS encoding monovalent cation/H+ antiporter complex subunit F has translation MAEFLSGAAAFVLLMVAVGLVRVVRGPTDADRMMAAQLLGSGGIAALLLVSVASSTPAVVDMALLLALVSAFASAALAKHAPEGR, from the coding sequence ATGGCTGAGTTCCTCTCGGGCGCGGCCGCCTTCGTGCTCCTGATGGTGGCCGTGGGCCTCGTGCGCGTCGTGCGCGGCCCGACCGACGCGGACCGCATGATGGCGGCGCAGCTCCTCGGCAGCGGGGGGATCGCGGCGCTGCTCCTGGTGTCGGTCGCGAGCTCGACGCCGGCGGTCGTGGACATGGCGCTGCTCCTCGCGCTGGTCTCCGCCTTCGCGTCCGCGGCGCTCGCGAAGCACGCGCCGGAGGGCCGGTGA
- a CDS encoding proton-conducting transporter membrane subunit: MSPAPAAPPGAFLLPLALVLPAIGVALAALLGGRYAQRVALGTVAASLGLAVAIARAVWRAGDALEYLVGGWAPPLGITLRADGLSAAMLVTSALLIGAAALYGRADFTGPARGEARAPLAFWTLLLTVWTGLTAAFLAGDLFNQFVALELLTFGAVPLVSLGGSATTLRAALRYLLFALIGSVLFLLGVGLLYGAYGTLDLALLAGRVRVDPAARVAAALMTVGLLAKAALFPLHLWLPPAHAGAPPAASAVLSALVVKAPFFLAVRLWFDALPGLATPAAEQLLGALGAGAIVFGGVLAVRQERLKLLVAYSTVAQIGYLFLVFPLAAAGPAAVTGGLVQAIAHALAKTAMFLAVGLLARGLGHDRIDGLAGAARALPLSLLAFGLGGVSLVGLQPSLLRRTALETGQWWWVAAMLAGGALTATYVVRVLTHTRSASGAPAELHAPVERSRELLALALALAAFAVRMLPLASLLRIGRGA, encoded by the coding sequence ATGAGCCCCGCCCCCGCCGCGCCGCCCGGAGCCTTCCTCCTGCCGCTCGCGCTGGTGCTGCCCGCGATCGGGGTCGCGCTCGCCGCCCTGCTCGGCGGCCGGTACGCGCAGCGCGTCGCGCTCGGGACCGTCGCAGCCAGCCTCGGCCTCGCCGTGGCGATCGCCCGGGCCGTGTGGCGGGCGGGCGACGCGCTCGAGTATCTCGTGGGCGGCTGGGCACCTCCCCTCGGCATCACGCTGCGCGCCGACGGGCTCTCGGCGGCGATGCTCGTCACGAGCGCGCTCCTGATCGGCGCCGCCGCGCTCTACGGGCGCGCCGACTTCACGGGCCCGGCGCGCGGCGAGGCGCGCGCCCCGCTCGCCTTCTGGACGCTGCTGCTCACGGTCTGGACCGGCCTCACCGCCGCCTTCCTCGCCGGCGACCTCTTCAACCAGTTCGTGGCCCTCGAGCTGCTCACCTTCGGCGCCGTCCCGCTCGTGTCGCTCGGCGGCAGCGCCACGACGCTGCGGGCCGCGCTCCGTTACCTGCTCTTCGCCCTGATCGGCTCGGTGCTCTTCCTGCTCGGGGTGGGCCTCCTCTACGGCGCCTACGGGACGCTCGACCTGGCGCTGCTCGCCGGGCGCGTGCGGGTCGACCCCGCGGCACGGGTCGCAGCGGCGCTCATGACCGTGGGCCTGCTCGCGAAGGCGGCGCTCTTCCCGCTCCACCTGTGGCTCCCACCGGCGCACGCCGGCGCCCCACCGGCCGCGAGCGCCGTGCTCTCGGCGCTGGTCGTGAAGGCGCCCTTCTTCCTGGCCGTGCGGCTGTGGTTCGACGCGCTGCCGGGGCTCGCGACGCCCGCCGCGGAGCAGCTCCTCGGCGCGCTCGGCGCCGGCGCGATCGTGTTCGGCGGCGTGCTCGCCGTGCGCCAGGAGCGGCTCAAGCTGCTGGTCGCCTACTCGACCGTGGCGCAGATCGGGTACCTCTTCCTGGTGTTCCCGCTGGCGGCGGCCGGCCCGGCGGCTGTAACCGGCGGCCTCGTGCAGGCGATCGCCCACGCGCTGGCGAAGACCGCCATGTTCCTCGCGGTCGGCCTGCTCGCGCGCGGGCTTGGTCACGACCGCATCGACGGCCTGGCCGGCGCCGCCCGCGCGCTGCCCCTGAGCCTGCTCGCCTTCGGGCTCGGCGGGGTGTCGCTCGTCGGACTCCAGCCGAGCCTGCTGCGCCGCACCGCGCTCGAGACCGGGCAGTGGTGGTGGGTGGCGGCCATGCTGGCCGGCGGGGCCCTGACCGCGACCTACGTCGTCCGCGTCCTGACACACACCCGCAGCGCCAGCGGCGCGCCGGCCGAGCTGCACGCGCCGGTGGAGCGCTCCCGCGAGCTCCTGGCGCTCGCCCTGGCGCTCGCCGCCTTCGCCGTCCGGATGCTCCCGCTCGCGAGCCTGCTCCGGATCGGGCGGGGAGCCTGA
- a CDS encoding LssY C-terminal domain-containing protein, with protein MTRRRIARGALLLLAAYGLLAYVLLPRAWRHHEHLPAMATLPVRTLTPDGLPGDPLNVALIGDEAQVRSAFAAAGWSAAVPVTLRSGARITESVLLDRPDRDAPVSPLLLWGRREDLAFEREVGRSARERHHVRFWRSPIHGDGARPVWVGAASFDRGVELSRRTGQVTHRIAPDLDAERDRVVGDLDAAGRLVRIFAVGGMGPTLAGRNGGGDPFFTDGEIYVGELGEGVDAAPALGRAERLPSPALVVVKDTLWSWLEPALAGGLEPALAGGLEPAPDGGPEPAPAGGPEPARAGDPEPARGGGDLDPGGGSR; from the coding sequence ATGACCCGCCGCCGGATCGCCCGAGGCGCCCTGCTGCTGCTCGCCGCCTATGGGCTCCTCGCCTACGTGCTCCTGCCGCGCGCCTGGCGGCACCACGAGCACCTGCCCGCGATGGCGACCCTGCCCGTGCGCACGCTCACGCCCGACGGCCTGCCGGGCGATCCCCTGAACGTGGCATTGATCGGTGACGAGGCGCAGGTGCGGAGCGCGTTCGCCGCCGCCGGCTGGAGCGCCGCGGTGCCGGTGACCCTGCGCAGCGGCGCCCGCATCACCGAGAGCGTGCTGCTCGACCGCCCCGACCGTGACGCGCCGGTGAGCCCGCTCCTGCTCTGGGGCCGTCGCGAGGACCTGGCCTTCGAGCGCGAGGTGGGGCGCAGCGCCCGCGAGCGCCATCACGTCCGCTTCTGGCGCTCGCCGATCCACGGCGACGGCGCTCGCCCCGTCTGGGTGGGCGCGGCGTCCTTCGACCGCGGCGTCGAGCTGAGCCGCAGGACCGGCCAGGTGACGCACCGGATCGCCCCCGACCTCGATGCCGAGCGCGATCGCGTCGTCGGCGACCTCGACGCCGCCGGAAGGCTGGTGCGGATCTTCGCCGTCGGCGGCATGGGTCCCACGCTCGCGGGCCGCAACGGCGGCGGCGACCCCTTCTTCACGGACGGCGAGATCTACGTGGGCGAGCTGGGCGAAGGGGTCGATGCAGCGCCGGCGCTGGGCCGCGCCGAGCGGCTCCCGAGCCCAGCGCTCGTGGTCGTGAAGGACACGCTCTGGTCGTGGCTCGAGCCGGCGCTAGCCGGCGGTCTCGAGCCGGCCCTGGCCGGCGGTCTCGAGCCCGCGCCAGACGGCGGTCCCGAGCCGGCGCCAGCCGGCGGTCCCGAGCCGGCGCGAGCCGGCGATCCCGAGCCGGCGCGTGGGGGAGGGGATCTCGACCCGGGTGGCGGTTCCCGTTGA